The proteins below are encoded in one region of Deferribacterota bacterium:
- a CDS encoding STT3 domain-containing protein, with product MTYFLKKHYPLIFFFILLAVIFLFSLTIRTQKLVYWEKENTNYVACGYPAMTTLDAYYWLRYAKEYDKGIYNGGSLDKLRFYPDYKKKPKIIPMLSFILAKASAFFDNNYYYAGLYLIPFLASLFVIPLGLYFYIIKKPLAGLIGATIATASYMYIARTTIGRVDTDALNLFFPITASLFLLLIYLNNKKVYIYLNTLLLALTLLLFNWWYSHPGFTIVYFAFLILVLLIKKSNLKIFIISSIILFIFSNPIFFIEGIYNLLHFTTNYIIGKPDSSGINMPNILSTITEAQKRPINMTMSAILSNNYINFIGLLSFIIISLFFYKKIIPIIPLFLLGIISFKSSIRFVMFLAPFVGIGYGLLIHFIIEKFK from the coding sequence ATGACCTACTTTCTTAAAAAACATTATCCCCTTATATTTTTCTTTATTTTATTAGCTGTTATATTTCTATTTTCATTAACTATACGCACCCAAAAATTAGTTTATTGGGAAAAAGAAAATACTAATTATGTAGCCTGTGGATACCCAGCCATGACAACCCTAGATGCTTATTATTGGCTTAGATACGCCAAAGAGTATGATAAAGGTATCTATAATGGTGGCAGTTTAGATAAGTTAAGATTCTATCCAGATTACAAAAAAAAACCCAAAATTATTCCAATGCTCTCTTTTATTTTAGCTAAGGCATCGGCTTTTTTTGATAACAATTATTATTACGCTGGGCTTTATTTGATTCCCTTTCTAGCAAGCCTATTTGTTATCCCTCTTGGCCTTTATTTCTATATCATAAAAAAACCTCTTGCAGGCCTCATTGGGGCAACAATTGCTACTGCGTCATATATGTATATTGCTAGAACTACTATAGGTAGAGTAGACACAGACGCATTAAATCTTTTTTTTCCTATAACTGCATCTCTTTTCTTATTATTGATATATTTAAATAATAAAAAAGTTTATATATATTTAAACACCCTATTATTAGCGTTAACTTTATTATTATTTAATTGGTGGTACTCCCATCCTGGATTTACTATTGTATACTTTGCTTTTCTAATTTTAGTTTTATTAATTAAAAAGTCCAATCTTAAAATATTTATTATATCATCAATAATCTTATTTATATTTTCTAACCCTATCTTTTTTATAGAGGGTATTTATAATCTATTACATTTTACAACCAACTATATAATCGGCAAACCAGACAGCAGCGGAATAAACATGCCAAACATTCTCTCTACCATAACTGAAGCTCAAAAAAGGCCAATCAATATGACTATGTCAGCTATTTTATCAAATAACTATATAAATTTTATTGGTCTATTATCATTTATTATAATATCACTATTCTTTTACAAAAAAATTATCCCTATAATTCCACTATTCTTACTTGGCATTATCTCTTTTAAAAGCTCAATAAGATTTGTAATGTTTCTTGCCCCCTTTGTTGGGATAGGCTATGGACTACTTATACACTTTATAATTGAAAAATTTAAGAT
- the dapB gene encoding 4-hydroxy-tetrahydrodipicolinate reductase, which yields MNICVVGAAGRMGSLIALEIINSSKLNLVGAIEAENSPFLGKDIGDICKCDKTGINITSNILDIAKKADIIIDFSGSKGTKANLDNYSKLKKPLVIGSTALDDSTVKSLENMSKNFPLVLSPNMSIGVNLLFKLTEIVAKTLKEGFDIEIVEAHHNMKKDAPSGTAMKLANIIKDINSLKENDIIYGRKGDSCVREKNQLCVHAIRGGDIVGDHTVMFCGLGERLELTHRASSRNTFVKGAIKAALWIKEKEPGLYNMYDVLNLNI from the coding sequence TAAACCTAGTTGGAGCAATAGAGGCAGAAAATTCTCCTTTCTTAGGAAAAGATATTGGTGATATATGCAAATGTGATAAAACTGGTATAAATATTACATCAAACATATTGGATATAGCTAAAAAAGCAGATATTATAATAGATTTTTCAGGCTCAAAAGGTACAAAGGCCAACTTAGATAATTATAGCAAATTAAAAAAACCTTTGGTTATAGGTAGCACCGCATTAGATGACAGTACAGTCAAAAGCTTAGAAAATATGTCAAAAAATTTCCCCCTTGTTTTATCACCAAACATGTCAATAGGTGTTAATCTACTATTTAAATTAACTGAAATTGTTGCAAAAACACTAAAAGAAGGTTTTGATATAGAAATAGTTGAAGCCCATCACAACATGAAAAAAGATGCACCAAGTGGTACTGCTATGAAATTAGCAAATATAATAAAAGATATAAATTCCCTAAAAGAAAATGATATTATATACGGTAGAAAGGGTGATAGTTGTGTTAGAGAAAAAAATCAGCTTTGTGTACACGCTATAAGAGGTGGAGATATTGTTGGTGATCATACAGTTATGTTCTGTGGTTTAGGTGAAAGGCTAGAGTTAACACATAGGGCTTCATCAAGAAATACTTTTGTTAAAGGTGCTATTAAAGCTGCTCTCTGGATAAAAGAAAAGGAACCTGGATTGTATAATATGTATGATGTCTTAAATCTAAATATATGA